The nucleotide sequence TACTGCTTCGGGGAAGTAGCGGCTTAATATTCCGTCTTGGATCTCATTACGAATTCTAGCCCGATGTTCGTCAATGGAATTATACCAACTGTTTGTCATCCAGTCAGGAGCATCCCTTTGAACGTATAGTTTGATCAGATGGGCAATCAAAATAATTAAGTTGCTTCTTAAAGTTTTTCTCGGATCTCCGATTTCTAAATCTTCTATTAAATGCTCAACATCAACGGCATCCCAATCTTTACGGGCTAATGCGGCGATCTGTGCCTGTTTCCATAAGGTATAATCAGTCTCGTAGGTATTAATCATTTTTATTTTAAATTGATATTTTTGATATTACATCCTAAATCATGAGCTTACAGATCTCTATTCCCGATTCCATTCTCCAGGCACTTCGTCTACCAGAAAAGCGCATCGAACAAGAACTTTTACATGAGTTAGCTGTTGCTCTTTACTGCCAAGAGTTATTATCCTTCGGCAAAGCTAGAGAATTAGCTCAGATGGATAAGTACGAATTTGGGCGGCTGCTTGCCCAACGGGATGTTGTGCGGCACTATAGCTCTGAGGAATTGGAAGACGATCTTGCCTATGCCCGCCGTCAGTAACACATCCCCAATTTTAAATCTAGCAAATGATCTTCAAGTTTTGTGGCTAAATTTATTTCAAGTTGAGACACTACCTGCCTCATGAATATTGATTAATAAACACATCAGGAGTTATAATTTCTATGGTTTGAAAAGGATTTAAAACTAACAAATCTAAATCTCCTGTTACAATGATATTAGCATTACCGCTAACGGCTAATTCTAAAAATTTATTATCTTTTTCATCTCGGCAAATTGTTATTGTTTCGGTGCTAGAAACAAATTCTGATGAAGTCATGAATTTTAGCAAAAATAATTGCCTTTCTTCTAAAGAAAGATACTTGTTAAATTTTTTACGATATAGAACTTGCTCTAATTCATCTAATGTTGCTTGAGAGTATAAAATAATAGCTTTTTTCTCCGCTAATTTTACAGCCTCAAAAGGGATAGAATTTTTAAATAGCAATGCACTAATCAAAACATTAGTATCTATTACTATTTTAATCATCATCTTTATCGGCTAAAATATTTTGCAAAATCTCAGGAGTCAAACCTCTTTTTTGTGCCCGATCAGAAATCTCTGCCATAACCTCTGTTAAGGTTTTAGTTTGTAAGTTTTTGCGAAAAAATAATTGAATAATTGAGCTTAACTGTTGTTGTGTCTCAGGAGTCGCGCCTTCAAAAGCTGTCTTAATCTCTTCGTCAACTTCAATTGTAATAATTGCCATTGTTTTAATGAAAAATAACAAATATATATTAATTTATTATTATAACATTTCTTTTTGTTTGAGCGATCACGAAGTGGCACTGAGCGATCGCATTTGTCGGAGTATTTGCTCTAGTCCTTTGGTTGTCGGTGTTTTGTGTCAAAACTAGCAATTTAGTTCCACCAACGCCCGACATCTTGAATTGCTCGAAAAACTTCTTTTATAGCTTCTTTGCCGCTAAACTGAAGGATGACAGGAGTTAAATTTTTTATATCTTGCAAGAAGTCTCGGCGCTCACGACAGGCTAATAGGTGTAGTATTTCTTTCCAGAGAGCAAAGTTGATTCCTGTAGAAATTATTTGAGGTAGCATTTTGCTAAAGGTTGCGGCACGTTTTAATTTATCTTTAATTGATCGAGCCACAGATAGAGCTTCCTCGATTAATTCTGGCTGATGAGCAATCAATTCACTCAATGCTCTAGCTCGGTCAGACTTGTCCTTGATAGAGCGAGCAAAACAAACTGCTTTCTCGATGGATACTTTTGCTAGATGAGCAACCAGTTCTCTCAATACACTAGCTCGGTCGAACTCATCCTCGATAGAGCGAGCAAGAGAAACCGCTTCCTCGATTAATTCTGGCCGATGAGCAACCAGTTCACTCAATGCACTAGCTTGGAGATACCCAAACTCGATAGAGTGAGCAACAGAAACCGCTTCCTCGATGGATACTTCTGCCAGATGAGCAACCAGTTCCCTTAATGCACTAGCTCGGAGATACCCAGACTCGATAGAGCGAGCAAGAGAAACCGCTTCCTTGATGGATACTTCTGCCAGATGAGCAACCAGTTTACTCAATGCATCATCTCGGTCGAACTCATCCTCGATAGAGCGAGCAACAGAAACCACTTCCTCGATTAATTCTGGCCGATGAGCAACCAGTTCACTCAATGCAAAAACTCGGAAATATTCAGACTCGATAGAGCGAGCAAGACAAACAGTTTCCTTGATGGATACTTCTGCCAGATGAGCAACCAGTTCACTTAAGGCTCTAGCTCGGAAATATTCAGACTCGATAGAGCAAGCAAGAGAAACCGCTTCCTCGATAGATACTTTTGCCAGATGAGCAACCAGTTCTCTCAATACACTAGCTCGGTCATACTCATCCTCCATAAAGCGAGCAAGAGAAATCGCTTCCTCAATTAATTCTGGCCGATGAGCAACCAGTTCACTTAATGCTCTAGCTCGGAAATATTCAGACTCGATAGAGCAAGCAAGAGAAACCGCTTCCTCAATGGATACTTTTGCCAGATGAGCAACCAGTTCACTCAATGCTCTAGCTCGGTAAGACTTATCCTTGATAGAGCGAGTAAGAGAAACCGTTTCCTCAATTAATTCTGGCCGATGAGCAACCAGTTCACTTAAGGCTCTAGCTCGGAAATATTCAGACTCGATAGAGCGAGCTACAGATATAGCTTCCTCGATTAATTTTGGCCGATGAGCAACCAGTCCTCTCAAGGCAAAAACTCGGTAAATATCATCCTTGATAGAGCGAGCTACAGATATAGCTTCCTCGATTAATTCTGGCCGATGAGCAACCAGTCCTCTCAAGGCAATAGCTCGGTCGAACTCATCCTCGATAGAGCGAGCTACAGATATAGCTTCCTCGATTAATTCTGGCCGATGAGCAACCAGTTTTCTCAAGGCAATAGCTCGGTCGAACTCATCCTCGATAGAGCGAGCTACAGATATAGCTTCCTCGATTAATTCTGGCCGATGAGCAACCAGTTCACTCAATGCAATAGCTCGATAAAACTTATTCTCGATAGAGCGAGTAAGAGAAACCGCTTCCTCGATTAATTCTGGCCGATGAGCAACCAGTTTTCTCAATGCAATAGCTCGGTCAAACTCATGCTCGATAGAACGAGCAACAGAAACCGCTTTCTCGATGGATACTTTTGCCAGATGAGCAACCAGTTCTCTCAATGCAATAGCTCGGTCAATCTTATCCTTGATAGAGCGAGCAAGAGAAACCGCTTCCTCGATGGATACTTTTGCTAGATGAGCAACCAGTTTTCTCAATGTAAAAGCTCGGTATTTTTCATCCTCTATCGAGCGAGCCACAGAAACCGCTTCAGAAAGTAAGGATGAAGGTAAATAAGGAGCTATAGCGGCTATAGCTTCAGCCAATTTTTTCTGATCCTGTATCTGCAAAGTGTATGCTAAACCTTGGGCGGGTGTCCATTTTTTCTGCTCAATTAAAGCCGCCATTAACTCAGGGGGAATATTCCCCGCCAAACTATTCAAACTCGACGTAATCAAAGCATAACGAACCTGTAACCCGACTCCCTCCCATTCCTTCTCATCTGCCAACTCCCAAGCTTGAGCCGCATCTTGCATAAAGATACTCGTTTTCCCCAAGCTATCACAAGCCCAATACCACCCATTAGCCCCCTCTTCCGTTTCTTCCTGTAATAACTGGTGTATTTCTGCTGATAAACCCGCCTTTTGTAAATGCCAAGTGAGATGAGCATGAATATACCCATCATCGGGGAGAGTATGCCATAACCCCCCTTCAGTCTTTGCGCGATAATAATTTAAAAACTGTTGATGTGCGGCTTCTAGGGATAACCCTAATTCGGTTAACTTTTTTCGGGCTAAATCATGTACTAAGTCATGAAGGCGATAACTTGACTCTTCTTCTGTGGATACTCCTGATAATAATAACGCCTTAGCCCGTAAATATCGCAAACTCTCCCGCGCCTTTCGAGGTTGACAATTCCAGAGAGTAGCCGCCATCTGGGAAGTAATGCTTACATCTTCTGGCACTATTCCTAACCAAGCAAACTTATCTAAATAATCCTTTGATAACCGTCCCAAACTGAGATTAAAAGAAGCCAAAAGACTATATTTTTTCCGCTTTTCTTCTTGGGGTATATCTTCCGCGCCATAAAGATCTAAAGTTTCTAACCTTGCTGTTTCCCCTTGTAAATCTTCAATTAACTCTCTCAAGGATACCCCATCAGCCGCTTGAGCCGCCGCTAATTCCAACGCTAACGGTAAATAACCTACAGTTTTCGCTAAAGTTTGAGCCTGTTTTTTTTGCTTTTCTGTCAACTTTGCCCGCCAAGCATGAGTCAGTAACGCTTCTGCTTGTTCTGGAGTCATCACATCTAAATCATACCGTTCTGCTCCCAATATTTTCGCTTCTCGCGTCGTCACCAACACCCGACAACCCGCACCCCCTACCCGAAAAGGTTCTACATCTTCAGGGTTCCATACATCATCCACTACTAACAATACCGACTGCTCATAAAGTAACGTCCGCAGGTGTATTGATGCGACTTCTACAGTAGTCGGTTTATAGCTATAATCTCCAAGTCTTTCTATCCAGCTACAAACTAAAGACAATAAATCCGGTTCTTGTCCTAAAGTCGCCCAGAGAATACCATCGGGAAAATGTGACTGTACCGCCGGCTCGTAGCATAAAGCGGCGGCTAAGGTAGATTTCCCAATACCCCCTAACCCATAAATTGCACTGATGACTAATGTTCCGGTCTGAGCGGTGTTATCATCGAGTAACTTTTGTTTGATCGCTTGACTCTGTTCTGGGCGCTCGACAAAATAGGTAGGTAAACGATGCGCTAAGTTAAATCGAGGTTTTTTTTTAGTTCACCAGGATACTCTACTGTACTGCGAGTCCGTGAAATAATATCATTCAAAATTTGCTCTACTGGTTCCAACTTACATCCACCAGGAGACTCAGCCCAATTTAATAATGCCGTTACTCGCTGCCCTTGTGATGCAGGAAAAGGGGGTATAATTCCTGGGGGTGGCTTGAGGGTAAAAATTATCCCATCCAACTGTTCAGGAGTAATGGCGTTGAGTGTTGTATGCAGTTTTAAACGCTCTTTAGGAGTTTCGGTCATTGGTTTTTCCCTATACCTGCCTTATTGTCTTCTCCTGGACAGCGGGGCTCAAGTTTAACATTCTTTTGTTTGATTTAGCTCTCTATTTTTGTTATAGCTATAAAATCCTGATTTGTCAGCAATGAAAGTTAACTAAAAAAACTTGAATTTTCGACTGCCTATTTTGATTTTAATTTTCGCGCAGAGCCGCTCCAGCCGCAGAGGAGAACGCTGAGAGGTTATTTGTGAGAATATTGAGCCTGCGTAGGCAGGCTTTGTTCGTGTAGCCTCACCATATGCGGGTGTAGGGGCTTTTGTCGTCACCATGTGCGGGTGTAGGGTTTTTTTGTCAGCTAAATATAGAATAATGTTTGCTCTATTTGATCGCCTTTTCGTTCTGTTTTGCGCCAAGAACTGTCATCATTTAAGCGTGACCACCGTCTTTCTTCAGGGCGATAGTGCCAGTCTACGTCATTTTGGTAATATACCTGAATATTTTCTCCTTCTAAAATATTTAGAATTTCATTATTATGATAATTCTGTTCATCAAAATAGGTAAAAGCTTTTTGCCCCATTTCTGAATAATATTTATTGAGGTTTAATAAGAGTTTATTGATTTCGGGTTCTAACGGCAGTATGGGCAATCCAATTCTTTTGGCTTCTTCAATGGTAATAGGATAACTATGAGATGGATATTCAGAATTTAAATGATTACTGATTTTTTCGGCTTTATATTTATCTTTAATATGATATGATAGGATTTCTGTACAAACTTTAATGGAAAGAGAACTCGCTCTATCAACTGCCCCAACTACTAAAGGATGAATATAATTAAATAAGCTTTGATAGGGGTTACTATCATCACTTTTAGCTTCCTTGCGCCAAAGATTAATGACTCGCGTTAATTCGTCTTGACTGACGGATACTAAATTATTAAACGTATCTACTGGCGATAAATCATGAGTAATAGAGGTATCTATAGCTGTTAAAAAGGCTAACGGACCCATATAAATTTCATCGGCTCCTAGAGCAATCATGGTTGCCGCAGAGGCACAACCTAGAGGGATTAAAATTTTTAAGCATTCGGTATAATGCCGCAATAAATGAACGATTCTTAAAGAGGCTAATCCTGAGCCGCCATTAGATTTTAGAAATAAATAAATTTCCTTTTGAAAGCCGATTTTTTGTAATATATCTTGTAAGGCTTCTACATCATTTTGACAAATACTTCCCACCGGCGAAGTCCAATACACTAAAACGGTTGAATTTAATTTTTCCTGTAAATGGCTAATTAAATTTTGCGTTTCTTCAAAAAAAACAGGCGGCTGATTGACTTTTTTGTTGGAAGATAGATGTTCAGTCATAGTTGCTTTCAAGAGTCAAAAGGAAATGGGGTAGCACAATTGAGGAATAAAATCAGTTTTTTATTAAATTTTTAGCCTAATCAACTGTAACTCATTGAATGAGCAAATGGCTATAGATCTAGAAAATTTTAAGCTTAATTTCAAGATTACGGCCTTTTTGTCCTAAATGAATCATCAATTTTCTGTTTCGTGCCGCTCATAAAATCCTATGATGGCAGTATGAAGAGTAAAATAAACATGATCAGAACTTATTAATGTTAAAAGTCCAGAGCGTTGAAGTTGTACATATAAATCTTGTTTCACTCGTGCCATCGCTAAGGTAATATTTCGCTGTTTCAGTTCATTATAAAATTCTTCTAAAGTATCCACCGCAGTAATATCTAATTCTACAATTGCCTCTGTGTCTAAAACGAACCACTCTACCGGCTCAATTTCTGCTTCGATGGCCTCCATTGCTCGCCGCTTAAAATCTTCTACATTGGCAAAGCATAGCGGCGCATCATAACGATATAGCACTAATCCAGGAATGGTTTTAGTGTCGCTCCAATCAGCGATATCATGCAATCCTGGCATTCCTCGTACTTCCCCTAAAACTGCGTCGTGGGGATGAGCAACACGAGCAAATAAATCTAATATAGATAATCCCACAGCAATAGCTACACCCACTAATATATCTGTGAATAAAACGCCAAAGCTTGTAGCTAGGGCAAGGGCTAATTCAGTACGTCGGAAATTTTTTAGTCTGATAAATTCGGGGATTTCTATTAATTTAGTAGCGGCATAAATGACTATTGCTCCTAATGCGGCTTTAGGAAAAAGTGCCAGCACAGGGCGTAAAAATAATAAGACAAAAACAACCACTATTAAAGCCACTAAAGAGAATACTTGACTTTTAGTTCCTAAAGAATCTCCAATAGTAGTACGACTCCCACTACTGCTAATAGGAAAACCCTGCATCAATCCGTTGCCTAAGTTAGCAATTCCTAAAGCTAATAGTTCTTGATTTGCATTAATTTTGTAGTGATTACGACTGGCAAATGCTCTTGCGGTTAACACATTATCTGAATAACCCACTATAGCAATACCAATAGCTGAGGCTATCAAGGGCACAAATTCCTCAACCGGGATAACCGGCAGGGCAAAATGAGGTAACCCGGCTGGAATTGTCCCTACCACTGCGACCCCATATTGATCTAATTTAAAAAGAGCGACTGCTCCGGTTGCTAGTAATACGGCAAATAGTGGCCCGGGCGCATTGGGAAAATAACGCGCAATGGTAAATAAAAAAACTAATACTAATAGGGCTAAGATCAATGTGGGCCCATGAATTAGGTCTGTTTTTGCGAAAAATTCCCTTACTTCTCCTAAGACTGTTTCTGATTTCAAGGAAATCCCGCTAATTTTGCCGAGTTGGCCTGAAATCATAATGATTGCGACTCCTGCCATATAACCGATTAAAATCGGCTTAGACAGCAAGTTAGCCAAAAATCCTAAGCGAAACCCATAACCAATGATACACACCAGTCCGACTACTCCGGCCAGTACCGACGCTAAACTTGCATAGTTGCTTCCATCGCTAACGCTTAAAGCAGAAATAGCGGCGGCTGTCATTACCGCAGTGGTAGATTCTGGACCCACAGATAGTTGAGGAGATGACCCAAATAAGGTATAAAGCATCATAGGTGGTAAAATTGCCCATAGTCCTACTACAGGTTCTACCCCGGCTAATTCTCCATAGGCCATACATTGAGGAATGAGATAAGCCGCTACTGTCACTCCTGCTAATAGATCGGCTTTTAACCAAGCTGTTTGGTAAGACTTTAATCGTTTTAAGCCTGGCATCAGTTTAGTCATTAAACGATTTTACCACTTAAACTAAAAGGACGTACTTCAGTAATTTTTACTGACACTATTTGCCCTTTTAATTGATTAATATCTCCCTCAAAAAAAGTTAAACGATTTCCTCTTGTCCTTCCCATCACTTGAGTAGGATTTTTCGGGTTCACTTCTTCGACTAAAACTTCCTCTGTTCGTCCTAAATATCGCTGTGATCTCTCTGCCGCTTTGATGCCTACTAAATGGTTAAGACGTTGTAGGCGATCACTTTTCACTTCTTCACTTAATTGATTATCCCAGAGTGCGGCTGGTGTGCCTGGACGAGGTGAATAAGCCGCCGTATTCAGTTGATCAAAGCCTATATCATCCACCAGTTTTAGGGTATTCTCGAATTGTTCTTCGGTTTCTCCCGGAAATCCGACAATCGCATCGGCACTAATAGACGCATCAGGCATTAAAGAGCGAATTTTCTCGATAATTTGCCGATATTTTTCCTGTGTGTAACCCCGTTTCATGGCTTTGAGAATTTGATTATCGCCTGATTGGAAAGGAATATGAAAATGTTCGCAAACCTTGGGTAATTCCTTACAAGCTACGATTAAACGCTCTGTAAAATAGCGGGGATGACTGGTGGCAAAACGAATTCTTTCTATGCCGGGGACATCATTAACATAATAAAGTAAATCTGTCAAGGTATGTAAATGTCTTCCGGTTGCAGTGACTCCGGGTAAGTCTCGCCCATAGGCATCAATATTTTGTCCGAGTAAAGTAATTTCTTTATATCCCTGTCTGCCTAATTCTTCCATTTCCGCGCGAATAGCTTGGGGAGTGCGAGATTGTTCTACCCCTCGGACGTTAGGGACAACACAATAGCTACAGCGTTCGTTACAGCCATAGATAACGTTTACCCAAGCGCTAACGCGACTTTCTCGACGGGGTTTAGTAATATCTTCAACGATGTGAATGGGTTCAGTGGCGACAATTTGATGGCCATCTTCTACCTGTTTTAATAAGTCTTGTAGTAGGTTGGCATATTGAGGCCCCATGACTAAATCTAATTCAGGTACTCGCCGCAGCAGTTTTTCTCCTTCTTGTTGAGCCACGCAACCGGCTACAATGAGGGTTAAGTCGGGTTTTTCGTGTTTGCGCTTGGCTTGACGACCCAAATAAGAATAGACTTTTTGTTCGGCATTATCCCGAATGGTGCAGGTGTTATAAAGAACGAGATCTGCCTCATTGGGGTCTTCTGACCACTGATAGCCCAGGTCTTCTAGTATGCCTGCCATACGTTCTGAGTCAGCTTTATTCATCTGACAGCCAAAGGTGGTGATATGGTAACGGCGTTCTGAAGTAGTCATTGTGTTGTTGTGATCAGGGGTTTTTTATGCAGTCCGATCTTTTATTATAAAACTTCGCTCTTAACGGCGGAGTCGAAAATTAATTTTTTACAATTCTTGGGCATGACAACGTTTTTTTGTTTCAACTTGTAATGAATGCCTTTGGTTTGCCAGTTACCATAGCATGCCCGATAAAAGTCAGAATATAGTCCGGATTACATTCTCTGCTAGGGACGCTGCATAATACGTCTATAAATGTCTCAGAAATTGTCTCTAGCTTACGTTTGGAGTTTTGATTATGAAACCTTTGAAGAAACCCTTAGAACCTCAACAATGTGGTGACCGCGTTAGAATCAGAGTCCCTATGAACAAACAGTACAAATCTATCTACTGTGGCAAATGGGGCAATCCACCAGATATGGCTAAAGCAACTGAACTGGGTATCAGAATCTACAGAGATTCTAATGCCGGCTGCTTTGACCCAAGCTTGGAAACTTACAGAGCTATGGTAAAAACTGGAGAAGTTCCTCTAAGCTACTCAAAAGAATCACTGATTGAGGCCCTAACTCTGGAATACCAACAGACTCCGACTAATGCTAAAAGAAACGTTTTGTCCAAACTTCGGGGTTATTCGCAACCAATCAATAATGAAAGGCAAGCACTGGCATTTTATAATACCATAGTAGCTTCTGTCAAGTCCTCAAGCGCTGGGGTTTATTTGACAGCGCTTAAGCAGGTTTCCCCGTTGTTCAAAAATATCAAGCGACCCCGTTACCAAAAACCCGATGTAGAGCCTTTGAGCTTAGACCAACTGAAGGCTATTTTAGAAGCTGTCTCCGGTAGTCATTATGGGCCATTGTTTAATTTACTGGCTTTAACAGGGGCAAGGCCTAGTGAACTTTTAGGATTACGCTGGGGCAAAGTATTTTTAGATGAGGGATATATCCTGATTGACTCCCAATTGACAAAGGATAAAAAGATTGGCCCAACGAAGAACCGAAAGTCGCGCCGGGTTTTTCTTTCACCCAAGGCATCTGAATTATTCCGCAATTTGAAACCCCAAAAGGTTGACCCCGATGCGCTAGTTTTCACCAATACCAAGGGCCAGCCCATTAGTTTAATCGGGTTAAGAGAAGTTTGGCACAAGAGACTGAAAAACGCGGGTCTGCCCAGGACTAAACTTTATAAACTGAGAAGCACCCGATTGTCACAATTGTTAGAGAACGGCTACAGCCTTGCTCAAGTAGCAAATCAGGGTGGTCATAGTATTAATACCTTGATAACTAACTACGCAGGAGTTGTCTCTCAAATAGTAATGAAAGATTATTTCTAAGCGACCAGACGAGCTATAAGGCTGCTGAATGAGTGTAGCCTTATAAACATAAGCTTAAGCCTGTTGGACACGATATAAGAGGTTTTAGAGCGAATTGGGCAAATTTTAGCGACGTTGCTCAACCACTCATTTTGCTTTGTTTATCCGGGAAGCACCGACAAATGCTTGACCTGTATAGCTTTTGGACGTTTTAGTGGACCTTTGCTACTATAGGTATTAGCACTACCGCTACTAGACCGTAAACCAAAAGTTAAAGGGCCACTTTAGAAGCGACCCTTTGTTATTTTTGGGGGGTGCTTAAAATTAATCCACATCTAACCAATTTATTAAATCAAGAGCTATCATAACAGCCTGATGTTTATAATTTTTAGCAGTCCACTTTCTTAAAAATTCATAAATATCACCAACAGCACATAACTCAACAACTACAGTCCCCTTTGGATAAATTTGATAAACGCCTAATCGGGTTTCAGGTCGCTCTAAAGCATTTTCCTCATGTAATTCAGTTAAGACTAATACGTCATTTAAATCAAGCCATCTGTTACCTTCACTGTCTAAAAAGCTTGTTATTAAGTCAGTCCCTAATTTAGCTGGAAAGGTAGAAACTTTTAAATAACCGTCTAAATTTAAAGTAGCCATAGTTTTCTTTACTCAAGTAAGTTTACAAAAAGTTTTTACTCAAAAATGTTAGCCTTAATTGCAGCCTCAGTGATTCCTTTAGCTATTGGATGGTCATAATTTTTCCAAAACTGAAAAGCGCTCCTTATGGTAATTACATCAACAACCTCATCTTCACCATTTAGATTGTGCCAGAAAGCTTTTATAGTCCAACTTAGCTTATCCAGTACCTCCGGTTGGGCTTCTAATTCCACAGTTTTTAAGACATCTTTAGCTTTAAAAAAGTATCCGCTTAGGTCCCAGCTATAGAAATCAAGGGTAACCGGTCCAACTGGGAGGGCTTCATCAAAGTAGATCCGAATTAAGTCATCTTCTTTATATTGGTTAGTCATTGGTAATTGTCCTTAAGTAAATGGTTCAAGAGGTAATCAAAGTCTTAAGCTTCTAAAGCTTTCTTTATCAGTTGATAAGCAGCGGTAGAAATGCTTAAATTTTCTGCTTTCATCTTGGTTTGAATAGCCTCAAAAGTTTGGGCATCAATAAAAATTCTGATTTGTTTATCTCTGGGCTTATTAGTTGGTTTACCCACTTTATTTAATCCATAACTTTAATATATAGTTCCTATAGTTAGCCGGGAGTATGTCACTTTAAAATATCGAGGCAGTCTATTAGTTGGACTCTTAAATGACTGCAAGACAAACACGGGGTTTTTATGGGTTTATTTTCGGGCTATTTGGTGTCTGGGATTTGCTCTCGTGCCCTGAAACTTGAGGGGTTACGAAGTAGTAATACAGGTAAAAGATTACCCAAACTTAACCATAAAATAAGGGGCCGCTTTTCCCCTTATTAAAAGACAAAGTGGCGGAAGCTATACGGTGTAAGCTTTCAGAATCGTCCCGTCTAGTGTTTTTTAACCAAAATGACTGGCACGGGACGGGTTGGGGAAATTTCCCAATTATCCAAAATTTAACCCAAAAGCTCACGGGCATGAGTAACTATGTACTGGCAAGAACATCTAAAAAAGTGTACTAAAAGCGTACTGTTTAATTTTGGCCCATAACACACTTAGGCAGCGTTGGAACCCAAATCACTTAACGTAACAATAAAGTGCCTTAAAATTTAATTTAGGGCTGACCGGACAAGTATTGTGACTGCCAATTAACCTATAGAAAACAATGGGAACTATATATTAAACCCTCGGTTGCGATTTAGCCCCTAATAGTATATACACCACAGTTGCTAATCGATTATGCAAGAAAGATTCCTTAAAGCTTTAGAAGAAGTGCATGCTTTGGATAATAACCAATGGGAAGATATTAAGCATTTCTTAAATGGGGAGTCAACCCTAATTGAAGCCTCAGAAACTTTTGGGTTATCAGAGTTGGCCTGTTATATTATCAAGCGGCAATTTGACCCCAGAGATTTAAATATTAGTTTTGCCCCTACTAAAGATGAAACTAAAGGTTATCCCTATTACTATATTTTGCCTCATGACTCAATGTTGAGTTGGTTAATAAACCTCATCCGGCTAGGAGTTTCTCAACAGGAACTGGTGGATAAATTCCAGTTTCACCCTACATTTGTAAAGGCTTACACTGTTTAACCTTGGCCATTAAGTCAGGGTATTAAGTATCTATAAGTTACCCCACTATTTAAAAACAAGGCCCTGAAGTTATAAGGGTCTATTTTGAACTTAAAAATACCCCTGGCGACTGATTGGTTCCTGAAGGGTTATAATAAAAGAAACATTAGATTTCCAGTCGATTAGCAAAATAAAAGCCCTCCAACTTTGGGGGGCCTTATAATTTTTTATCGAGCTTTGTTATTCAACTTACCGGCCAGGGCATGCCTTAAAGTTGCGGCCCAGCCTTCATTAAAATAGCGCTCAAATAAGCCTTCTTTGTTAGTAGTGCGACCCCTGCGTTCAATCTTTTTGTACTCTTCCAACATATCTATATGGACAAAACTATTGTTCATTTTGTAGCTTCTCAGTTCAACTACTTGTTCCCCAGGGAGTAAACCTTTGATATGTTGCCAGCCCGTTGACTTATTGGCCTCTTGATAGCGACCAATTTTGAGTAAATAGGTGTTATTATACTCTAGAATAATATCAGAAATATCATCAAGCCCATCTGCTACCCGACGTAATATTTCAAACTTTGGGTGAGACTTTAATTCATGCTCAGTAAACTCTTTAGCTCCTCTGATTTTGAATTCATAACTACCGTCTGGTTTCTTCAGGCAATAGTCGGCTTTGCCCATGTAAGAGGCAGCCAC is from Gloeothece verrucosa PCC 7822 and encodes:
- a CDS encoding DUF29 domain-containing protein → MINTYETDYTLWKQAQIAALARKDWDAVDVEHLIEDLEIGDPRKTLRSNLIILIAHLIKLYVQRDAPDWMTNSWYNSIDEHRARIRNEIQDGILSRYFPEAVEIVYPEARKLAILEGKRADGRKVKKRLESEYPTRLPDGWLEKLLLDGWYPVQ
- a CDS encoding UPF0175 family protein, which gives rise to MSLQISIPDSILQALRLPEKRIEQELLHELAVALYCQELLSFGKARELAQMDKYEFGRLLAQRDVVRHYSSEELEDDLAYARRQ
- a CDS encoding putative toxin-antitoxin system toxin component, PIN family, which encodes MIKIVIDTNVLISALLFKNSIPFEAVKLAEKKAIILYSQATLDELEQVLYRKKFNKYLSLEERQLFLLKFMTSSEFVSSTETITICRDEKDNKFLELAVSGNANIIVTGDLDLLVLNPFQTIEIITPDVFINQYS
- a CDS encoding NB-ARC domain-containing protein; its protein translation is MKQKLLDDNTAQTGTLVISAIYGLGGIGKSTLAAALCYEPAVQSHFPDGILWATLGQEPDLLSLVCSWIERLGDYSYKPTTVEVASIHLRTLLYEQSVLLVVDDVWNPEDVEPFRVGGAGCRVLVTTREAKILGAERYDLDVMTPEQAEALLTHAWRAKLTEKQKKQAQTLAKTVGYLPLALELAAAQAADGVSLRELIEDLQGETARLETLDLYGAEDIPQEEKRKKYSLLASFNLSLGRLSKDYLDKFAWLGIVPEDVSITSQMAATLWNCQPRKARESLRYLRAKALLLSGVSTEEESSYRLHDLVHDLARKKLTELGLSLEAAHQQFLNYYRAKTEGGLWHTLPDDGYIHAHLTWHLQKAGLSAEIHQLLQEETEEGANGWYWACDSLGKTSIFMQDAAQAWELADEKEWEGVGLQVRYALITSSLNSLAGNIPPELMAALIEQKKWTPAQGLAYTLQIQDQKKLAEAIAAIAPYLPSSLLSEAVSVARSIEDEKYRAFTLRKLVAHLAKVSIEEAVSLARSIKDKIDRAIALRELVAHLAKVSIEKAVSVARSIEHEFDRAIALRKLVAHRPELIEEAVSLTRSIENKFYRAIALSELVAHRPELIEEAISVARSIEDEFDRAIALRKLVAHRPELIEEAISVARSIEDEFDRAIALRGLVAHRPELIEEAISVARSIKDDIYRVFALRGLVAHRPKLIEEAISVARSIESEYFRARALSELVAHRPELIEETVSLTRSIKDKSYRARALSELVAHLAKVSIEEAVSLACSIESEYFRARALSELVAHRPELIEEAISLARFMEDEYDRASVLRELVAHLAKVSIEEAVSLACSIESEYFRARALSELVAHLAEVSIKETVCLARSIESEYFRVFALSELVAHRPELIEEVVSVARSIEDEFDRDDALSKLVAHLAEVSIKEAVSLARSIESGYLRASALRELVAHLAEVSIEEAVSVAHSIEFGYLQASALSELVAHRPELIEEAVSLARSIEDEFDRASVLRELVAHLAKVSIEKAVCFARSIKDKSDRARALSELIAHQPELIEEALSVARSIKDKLKRAATFSKMLPQIISTGINFALWKEILHLLACRERRDFLQDIKNLTPVILQFSGKEAIKEVFRAIQDVGRWWN
- a CDS encoding SDH family Clp fold serine proteinase translates to MTEHLSSNKKVNQPPVFFEETQNLISHLQEKLNSTVLVYWTSPVGSICQNDVEALQDILQKIGFQKEIYLFLKSNGGSGLASLRIVHLLRHYTECLKILIPLGCASAATMIALGADEIYMGPLAFLTAIDTSITHDLSPVDTFNNLVSVSQDELTRVINLWRKEAKSDDSNPYQSLFNYIHPLVVGAVDRASSLSIKVCTEILSYHIKDKYKAEKISNHLNSEYPSHSYPITIEEAKRIGLPILPLEPEINKLLLNLNKYYSEMGQKAFTYFDEQNYHNNEILNILEGENIQVYYQNDVDWHYRPEERRWSRLNDDSSWRKTERKGDQIEQTLFYI